GGCCACTTACTTTTTCAATTATTAAAGCCAAAAGAACGTATTCTGTATCGGTATAATTATACCCCTGTCCAGGCACAAAATTTGGTTTCATATGTTCCTTGGTAAACTGAATCATTTCTTGTGGTGACCATAATTTTTCTTTATCAATTAACAATTGATTAATAATGTTAGGGCTTCCATCAATTGTTTCACCTGTGAAATAGTCTGGCAGTCCAGAAGTATGCTGTAATAATTGAGCAATCGTGATGTCTTTCGAATACGTTTTGCCATTTAATACGTGCAGATTATTAATAATCGCTTCTGATAAATAAAGAGCTATTTTATCATTAAAATTCAGCATTTTTCTATCTTTTAAAATTCCGATAGATGTGGCTGTTAGCATTTTAGTAATACTCGCTGTATAGAAAGGACTGTTAGTAGTTACAGAGTTTTCTGAACGTAGTGCATCTTCAGCAAACTGAAAATTAATATTTTTTGATTCAGAATAGACGTGTATGATAGCACTTTTTATTGGTTCTTTAGCTAGTTCTGCTTTCAATAACTTCTCAACTTCTGTAGTAATCGTTTGTTGACCATTACAGAATAGTGAAAAAAGGAGCAATAAGCTTAGAATAACATTGTTTTTCATGTGTAAATGTTTATTGTTCTCTATTAGTTCTTTAAATTCTTACAAATGTTTCAGGGTTCTTTATACTGTGTTACTAATTATTTGTTTTTCCCTTTACATAAGCAGCCAATTGTAGCATGTTGCGAAATCTAGTTAGGTCTCCTTGTATTGCTGCTACAATACTATGATTTACTAATAATGATCTTGAAACAGATTGATTATTTTCTAGAATCATTTTGTTAATTACTGCTTTAGAATTATCTAATCCTTTCGTTTCGTAAACTTCTAATACTTTAACCGCGTTTTCTTCGGCAGTAATTAGCCTGGGTTTTGGTGTATAGCCCATTTGTTGTACCATAGCCTCTGCTAACACCCAAACAGACCATGGGTTTTGACCAGTTATTAAATTTTCGTCACGACTCATTTTTTCCAAATACATTATTCCTTCTTGAAACTCTCCACCTTGTTCAATTAATTTGTCTTGCAGTAAGAAAGGAAAAATAGTGGTTGCATTTGGTATTAACAATAGCTCTTCTTTATTGGTAAAACTACTTACTTTTTTATTTTTCAAGAACCAATCACCGTTATTCAGTTTTACATTTACGAAAGCTGCAGGGCCATGACATACAGCTCCAATAACTTTGTTGTTGTAATGAAAATCTCGAATTATCTCTTGCAAGTATTTATTATCTGGAAAATCGAACATGGCGCCTTTTCCTCCAACAAAATAAATAGCTTCATATGCTTGAGTATCTACGTCCTTTAAGGGCAAGCTATTCTTTAATTTGTTTTGGGGAACATCATCATTCAAAAATGCATAGTCGAATTCTCCCATATCATCATCGTCTACAACGACAGGGGGTAGGCCACCTAAGGGACTAGCAATATC
This Rasiella rasia DNA region includes the following protein-coding sequences:
- a CDS encoding serine hydrolase domain-containing protein, giving the protein MKNNVILSLLLLFSLFCNGQQTITTEVEKLLKAELAKEPIKSAIIHVYSESKNINFQFAEDALRSENSVTTNSPFYTASITKMLTATSIGILKDRKMLNFNDKIALYLSEAIINNLHVLNGKTYSKDITIAQLLQHTSGLPDYFTGETIDGSPNIINQLLIDKEKLWSPQEMIQFTKEHMKPNFVPGQGYNYTDTEYVLLALIIEKVSGLSLDQFFQQYIFDPLGMKNSYMNLKSSSQQKEHKLAEFYVGDIELSTLNSLSADWGGGGLVATTQDLISFLKGFNKGLILTNETRLEMQNWMYETVGMEYGYGLRKVSIKDLMNIDTPLQLIGHTGSTASFLWYCPQLDTYVTGTLNQLEASKSSLILVYNILKQLENK
- a CDS encoding type 1 glutamine amidotransferase domain-containing protein, whose translation is MVSLLPEEDATLVTSEAKDISYITNDIPPYRGKILAVVTSTDTMGTSTKSTGYELTELARAYYVFKANGFEVDIASPLGGLPPVVVDDDDMGEFDYAFLNDDVPQNKLKNSLPLKDVDTQAYEAIYFVGGKGAMFDFPDNKYLQEIIRDFHYNNKVIGAVCHGPAAFVNVKLNNGDWFLKNKKVSSFTNKEELLLIPNATTIFPFLLQDKLIEQGGEFQEGIMYLEKMSRDENLITGQNPWSVWVLAEAMVQQMGYTPKPRLITAEENAVKVLEVYETKGLDNSKAVINKMILENNQSVSRSLLVNHSIVAAIQGDLTRFRNMLQLAAYVKGKTNN